The following proteins are co-located in the Piscirickettsia litoralis genome:
- a CDS encoding aminotransferase class V-fold PLP-dependent enzyme — MFDVEKIRQDFPILSDTVHGRRMAYLDSAATAHKPQAVIDAELDFYKHYNSNVHRGVHHLSELATTRYEAVREDVREFIHATSLKEIIFTSGTTSAINTVAQSFAAAFIQPGDEIIISAMEHHANIVPWQMVCERYGAVLKVIEINELGELDLTSFEKLLTAKTKLIAIAHVSNVLGTINPVKTIIDKAHAQDVPVLLDGAQSIVHQNIDVQELGCDFFVFSGHKLYGPTGVGVLYGKEKWLERMPPVFGGGDMIETVSFEKTQYADLPQKFESGTPNIAGVIALGAAVNYMKNIDISLAAAHEAQLLRLATEQLEDFGVQLIGQAEKKVSVISFVVPGVHAQDVSMVLDQQGVAVRTGHHCAMPLMAKFKVSATLRASFVLYSNIEDVEQLMAGMQSVRRLLM, encoded by the coding sequence ATGTTTGATGTTGAGAAAATACGTCAGGACTTTCCGATTTTAAGTGATACTGTGCATGGCAGGCGCATGGCTTATTTGGACAGTGCAGCGACAGCGCATAAGCCACAAGCGGTGATTGATGCCGAACTTGATTTTTATAAGCATTATAACTCAAATGTCCATCGTGGCGTGCATCATTTAAGTGAATTAGCGACAACACGTTATGAAGCTGTTCGTGAGGATGTGCGTGAATTTATTCATGCGACGAGCCTAAAAGAAATTATTTTTACCTCAGGGACGACTTCTGCGATCAATACAGTGGCACAAAGTTTTGCGGCGGCGTTTATTCAGCCAGGTGATGAGATTATTATTAGTGCAATGGAGCATCATGCTAATATCGTTCCTTGGCAAATGGTGTGTGAGCGTTATGGTGCTGTGCTTAAAGTCATTGAGATTAATGAATTAGGCGAGTTGGATCTAACGTCTTTTGAAAAGCTATTAACAGCTAAAACAAAACTTATTGCCATTGCCCATGTTTCTAATGTGTTAGGGACAATTAATCCGGTTAAAACGATTATAGATAAAGCACATGCGCAAGACGTTCCAGTGTTGTTAGATGGTGCTCAGTCTATTGTTCATCAGAACATTGATGTGCAAGAGCTAGGCTGTGATTTCTTCGTTTTTTCGGGCCATAAGCTGTATGGACCGACTGGGGTGGGTGTGCTGTATGGCAAAGAGAAATGGCTAGAGCGGATGCCGCCGGTATTTGGAGGCGGTGATATGATAGAAACCGTATCTTTTGAAAAGACTCAGTATGCTGATTTACCGCAGAAATTTGAGTCTGGGACGCCGAATATCGCAGGAGTGATCGCTTTAGGTGCTGCTGTTAATTATATGAAAAATATAGATATTAGCTTAGCGGCCGCGCATGAAGCGCAATTGTTGCGGTTAGCGACTGAGCAGCTTGAAGACTTCGGTGTCCAATTGATAGGTCAAGCAGAGAAAAAGGTTTCCGTGATCTCATTTGTAGTGCCAGGGGTGCATGCTCAGGATGTGAGCATGGTGCTTGATCAGCAGGGTGTGGCAGTGCGTACTGGACACCATTGTGCAATGCCTTTAATGGCAAAGTTTAAAGTGTCAGCAACGTTGCGAGCGTCTTTTGTTCTTTATAGTAATATTGAGGATGTGGAGCAGTTAATGGCTGGTATGCAGTCGGTTCGACGGTTATTGATGTAG
- the sufD gene encoding Fe-S cluster assembly protein SufD gives MKENQALVPAIFNDYYLQHKMSPRFIKLAEFKEQAWQNFISIGLPHRKIEEWKYTALSHFEKLNFENKTEKDSSITIDSALIDAHRVQGAKLIVFIDGVYSNDYSDTLDFPDHVMIKPISELLGADYQTLSTLLERIEVNNNHMMAQLNCALFEDGLLLSVPKNACIEEIQCLHISTGNTLSHYCHIVDLGENACATMIETFVSVGESAGLTNSVTVGDLAPGATLNHYKLSEEADSQQHIAGLFMSQAKNSFLRCHHAALGGDLTRYDMDIKLRESGAHCLLDGIYIPTGRQHVDNHILVEHLASHTTSEQHFKGVLDDKSHGVFNGKVIVHKDTSQIVAHQSNHNLLLSSKAEIDTKPELEIYADDVKCSHGATVGQLDEKALFYLKSRGVAESEAKGLLTHAFVSDIIAKITAKNVHDRVEKVAKVKMNHAVMGFDEA, from the coding sequence ATGAAAGAAAATCAAGCGTTAGTTCCAGCTATATTTAATGACTATTACTTGCAGCATAAAATGAGTCCTCGTTTTATAAAGTTAGCTGAGTTTAAGGAGCAAGCTTGGCAAAATTTTATCTCTATTGGTTTGCCGCACCGGAAGATTGAAGAATGGAAATATACCGCACTCAGTCATTTTGAAAAATTAAACTTTGAAAATAAAACAGAAAAAGATAGCAGTATTACTATTGATTCAGCACTGATTGATGCGCACCGTGTGCAAGGTGCAAAATTAATTGTTTTTATTGATGGGGTTTATTCGAATGATTATTCGGATACGCTAGATTTTCCTGATCATGTAATGATAAAGCCGATTTCTGAGTTATTAGGTGCTGATTATCAAACATTGTCGACATTATTAGAACGCATAGAAGTGAATAATAACCATATGATGGCGCAATTAAACTGTGCTTTATTTGAAGATGGTTTATTACTCAGCGTGCCTAAAAATGCTTGTATTGAAGAAATTCAATGCTTACATATTTCGACGGGAAATACATTAAGCCATTATTGCCATATCGTTGATCTAGGTGAGAATGCCTGCGCGACCATGATAGAAACTTTTGTGAGTGTGGGTGAGTCTGCCGGGCTGACTAATTCTGTGACAGTGGGTGATTTAGCGCCAGGGGCAACATTGAACCATTATAAGCTTTCAGAAGAAGCGGATAGCCAGCAGCATATTGCCGGACTTTTTATGAGTCAGGCGAAAAATAGCTTCTTACGTTGTCACCATGCGGCTTTAGGCGGGGATTTAACTCGCTATGATATGGACATTAAACTACGTGAATCTGGTGCGCACTGTTTACTCGATGGTATTTATATTCCAACCGGTCGCCAGCATGTTGATAACCATATTTTAGTTGAACACTTAGCCAGCCACACAACGAGTGAACAGCATTTTAAAGGGGTATTGGACGATAAAAGTCATGGCGTGTTTAACGGTAAAGTGATTGTACATAAAGACACTTCGCAAATTGTGGCGCACCAGTCGAACCATAACTTACTGTTATCTTCTAAAGCTGAAATTGATACTAAGCCGGAGCTGGAAATTTATGCGGATGATGTGAAGTGCTCACATGGCGCAACCGTTGGGCAGCTCGATGAAAAAGCACTGTTCTATTTAAAAAGTCGTGGTGTGGCCGAAAGTGAAGCCAAAGGCTTGCTGACCCATGCTTTTGTCAGTGATATTATTGCTAAAATTACGGCCAAAAATGTGCATGACCGAGTGGAAAAAGTTGCGAAGGTGAAAATGAATCATGCTGTTATGGGCTTTGACGAGGCTTGA
- the dnaQ gene encoding DNA polymerase III subunit epsilon produces MADRQIVLDTETTGLETKDGHRIIEIGCVELMNRRLTGNNYHVYINPERAIDEEALAVHGISNEFLQDKPVFAQIASEFYHYIKGAELVIHNAAFDIKFIDHEFKLYDRVFDKISNDCAVVDSLALARRIHPGQKNNLDVLCRRYDIDNSKRELHGALLDAEILAEVYLAMTGGQTSLSLDQNSDQAFGEHGQMQTQVAAIRRIDRANLNLVVSSASAEDILNHNEYLKALGREGWE; encoded by the coding sequence ATGGCAGATAGACAGATTGTTTTAGATACGGAGACGACAGGTCTAGAAACGAAAGATGGCCATCGAATTATTGAAATTGGTTGTGTTGAGTTGATGAATCGACGCCTAACGGGTAATAATTATCATGTCTATATCAACCCCGAGCGCGCCATTGATGAAGAGGCATTGGCGGTTCACGGCATAAGCAATGAATTTTTGCAAGATAAGCCTGTATTTGCACAAATAGCCAGCGAATTTTATCACTATATCAAAGGAGCTGAGCTTGTTATCCACAATGCAGCTTTTGATATTAAATTTATTGATCATGAATTTAAGTTGTATGATCGTGTTTTTGATAAAATTAGTAATGATTGTGCCGTCGTTGATAGTTTGGCACTCGCCAGGCGTATACATCCAGGACAAAAAAATAATCTGGATGTTTTGTGCAGGCGTTATGATATAGATAATTCTAAGCGTGAGTTGCACGGCGCATTGCTTGATGCTGAGATTCTCGCCGAAGTTTATTTAGCGATGACCGGTGGACAAACTAGTTTATCTTTGGATCAAAATTCAGATCAGGCTTTTGGTGAACATGGCCAAATGCAAACTCAAGTGGCAGCGATACGACGTATTGATCGTGCGAACTTGAATTTAGTGGTTTCTTCGGCATCTGCTGAGGACATATTAAATCATAATGAGTATTTAAAGGCGCTAGGCAGAGAAGGTTGGGAATAG
- a CDS encoding tetratricopeptide repeat protein, producing the protein MKPATVVNLTSQQKKIIAKEKVNNASTAITLNLAKNSNNRDQGPYIRTFKYMAPVYQAKKPSSTISNIRLAATAGNPTAELQLGTLYHDGYWLKKSKEKAFFWLHKAALNQVAIAQYRVGLAYLNGEGIKQSTTTAFAWFQLAANHQLTRSGQQVDQLISSFSPKQLQDAAAAISQIKDEITGLKKQKTRQQRHLHALNQKSSGII; encoded by the coding sequence ATGAAACCTGCAACAGTCGTTAATCTTACTTCCCAGCAAAAAAAAATCATTGCTAAAGAAAAAGTAAATAATGCATCAACCGCGATCACTTTAAATTTAGCAAAAAATAGCAACAACCGAGACCAAGGCCCTTATATTAGAACCTTTAAATACATGGCTCCCGTTTATCAAGCGAAAAAGCCAAGCTCAACAATCAGTAATATTCGCCTGGCCGCCACTGCCGGCAATCCTACCGCAGAACTCCAGTTAGGTACCTTATACCACGACGGCTACTGGTTAAAGAAAAGCAAGGAAAAAGCTTTCTTTTGGCTCCATAAAGCCGCATTAAACCAAGTCGCAATTGCTCAATACCGTGTGGGGCTCGCCTACCTCAATGGTGAAGGCATCAAACAAAGCACAACAACCGCTTTTGCCTGGTTTCAACTCGCTGCTAATCATCAACTCACCCGTTCAGGTCAACAAGTCGACCAACTGATCTCAAGCTTCTCCCCCAAACAACTCCAGGATGCTGCTGCAGCAATTAGCCAAATTAAAGATGAAATTACCGGCCTAAAAAAGCAAAAAACCAGGCAGCAACGTCACCTTCATGCACTGAACCAAAAGAGTTCAGGGATTATTTAA
- a CDS encoding SUF system Fe-S cluster assembly regulator → MAHSLSCLGTKMLRVSKMADYATVIMGFFARCPESSFSAVEVAEKTQVALPSVRKVLKLLVLADALTSVRGVNGGYRLARAASQISLADVVCAIDGPIALTECSQESQQCYHAEHCAVQPNWQWVNQIVSQSLSAVSIEEMIKQSNKVALASESDEITIKISNVKKVK, encoded by the coding sequence ATGGCCCACAGTTTATCGTGTTTAGGAACGAAAATGTTAAGAGTGAGCAAAATGGCAGATTATGCCACAGTCATTATGGGGTTTTTTGCTCGCTGTCCAGAGAGTAGCTTTAGTGCAGTAGAGGTCGCAGAGAAGACTCAGGTCGCTTTGCCTTCGGTCAGAAAAGTATTGAAATTGCTTGTGTTAGCTGATGCGTTGACCTCTGTGAGAGGTGTCAACGGAGGATACCGCTTAGCACGAGCTGCGAGCCAGATTAGTTTAGCGGATGTGGTCTGTGCAATAGATGGCCCAATTGCTTTGACAGAATGCAGCCAGGAGTCTCAACAGTGTTATCATGCAGAGCATTGCGCTGTGCAACCGAATTGGCAATGGGTGAATCAGATTGTCTCACAATCACTGAGTGCCGTGTCTATTGAGGAGATGATCAAGCAATCAAACAAAGTTGCGCTCGCGTCTGAGTCTGATGAAATTACAATAAAAATATCGAATGTGAAAAAGGTGAAATAA
- the sufC gene encoding Fe-S cluster assembly ATPase SufC: MLNINKIHAQVSDNKEILKGLSLEVRPGEVHAIMGPNGAGKSTLSNVLAGRDGYEVTAGNICFNDQELLAMSAEERACAGIFLAFQYPVEIPGVNNAYFLRTALNSVRKARGEAELDSMSFMALAREKMKLLQMDPKFLKRAVNEGFSGGEKKRNEILQMLLLDPQLIVLDETDSGLDIDALKTVAGGVNHMRGKDKAIVMITHYQRLLDYIEPDYVHVLADGKIIKSGDKNLALELEEKGYGWLNAESKA, translated from the coding sequence ATGTTAAATATTAATAAAATTCATGCTCAAGTGAGCGATAACAAAGAGATTCTAAAAGGCTTAAGCCTTGAAGTACGTCCGGGTGAAGTCCATGCGATTATGGGGCCGAATGGTGCTGGTAAAAGTACATTATCTAATGTGCTGGCAGGTCGTGATGGCTATGAAGTGACTGCCGGAAATATTTGCTTTAATGATCAAGAGCTATTAGCAATGAGTGCGGAAGAGCGTGCTTGTGCAGGTATTTTCCTTGCTTTTCAGTATCCAGTTGAAATACCTGGCGTGAATAATGCTTATTTCTTACGTACAGCACTAAATAGTGTACGCAAAGCGCGTGGTGAAGCTGAGCTTGATAGCATGAGTTTTATGGCCTTAGCGCGTGAAAAAATGAAATTATTACAAATGGACCCTAAATTTTTAAAACGTGCTGTGAATGAAGGCTTTTCGGGCGGGGAGAAAAAGCGCAATGAAATTTTGCAGATGCTACTCCTTGACCCGCAACTTATTGTTCTGGATGAAACAGATTCTGGGCTTGATATTGATGCACTAAAAACAGTAGCAGGTGGTGTCAATCATATGCGGGGTAAAGATAAAGCGATTGTCATGATCACTCACTATCAGCGCTTACTTGATTATATCGAGCCGGATTATGTTCATGTATTAGCCGATGGAAAGATTATTAAATCGGGCGATAAAAACTTAGCATTAGAACTTGAAGAAAAAGGCTATGGTTGGCTGAACGCAGAAAGCAAGGCTTAA
- a CDS encoding ZIP family metal transporter yields the protein MLIIHSLLEGTALGLSGSFSLFAVILFAILAHKWAASFALAIQLSKSHLKMKYSLSLFLFFALMTPLGILFGDVISSKLSHIHSLEPIFSSLAAGTFLYLGTLHGLNRAVLIEKCCNLKHYSYVVLGFALMAVVAIWT from the coding sequence ATGCTTATTATTCACTCACTTCTCGAGGGAACAGCGCTGGGCTTAAGTGGTAGTTTTTCGCTATTCGCTGTGATCTTATTTGCCATATTAGCCCACAAATGGGCAGCGAGCTTTGCTCTAGCTATACAATTGAGCAAAAGTCACCTAAAAATGAAATATAGTCTGAGTTTATTTCTCTTTTTTGCCCTAATGACTCCCTTGGGTATTCTCTTTGGTGATGTGATTTCTTCTAAATTATCTCATATCCATTCACTCGAGCCGATATTTAGCTCACTAGCGGCAGGTACATTTTTATATCTTGGCACCTTGCATGGGCTTAATCGTGCGGTGCTTATTGAAAAGTGTTGCAACTTAAAGCATTACAGTTATGTTGTCCTGGGGTTTGCTTTAATGGCTGTAGTTGCGATATGGACATAA
- a CDS encoding DUF523 domain-containing protein yields MIKAKIFISSCLVGANVRYHGGNALFNHPILRRWQEEGRIITSCPEVMGGATIPRPPSEITTPGAGTAVIQGQGHIQNQDGTDVTELYLKGAQSALGLAKQYNIKIAILKENSPSCGSHFIYSGKFNGTRIPGQGVTTTLLSASGIKVFNENQLEKADSYLKRLAI; encoded by the coding sequence GTGATAAAGGCTAAAATATTCATAAGCAGTTGTTTAGTCGGTGCTAATGTCCGCTACCATGGTGGCAATGCACTTTTCAATCACCCCATCCTGCGGCGCTGGCAAGAGGAAGGACGCATTATTACCAGCTGCCCAGAGGTGATGGGAGGGGCAACAATTCCTCGCCCACCCTCAGAAATTACCACACCAGGAGCGGGCACAGCTGTCATTCAGGGTCAAGGCCATATTCAAAATCAAGATGGCACGGATGTCACCGAGCTTTACTTAAAAGGCGCTCAAAGCGCCCTTGGTCTCGCTAAGCAATACAATATTAAAATTGCAATTCTAAAAGAAAATAGCCCCTCGTGTGGAAGTCATTTTATTTATAGTGGCAAATTTAACGGCACTAGAATTCCAGGTCAAGGGGTCACCACCACTCTATTGAGCGCATCAGGCATAAAGGTCTTTAATGAAAATCAGCTTGAAAAAGCCGATAGCTACCTTAAAAGACTTGCTATATAA
- the sufT gene encoding putative Fe-S cluster assembly protein SufT codes for MNHRYEVVMIARECEGHLIPAGDNVVLQPGTEAIIAQALGGSYTLNVNGNLIRLDGKDADAIGKEPILPIVDDGRQWTQEEIEEHIWNQLRLCYDPEIPVNIVDLGLIYDCQVMPAEKGTFFVQIKMTLTAPGCGMGPVLMADAETKIRQIPKIAEVNVELVFDPPWSRDMMTEAAQLELGVF; via the coding sequence ATGAATCATCGATATGAAGTAGTTATGATTGCACGTGAGTGCGAAGGCCATTTGATTCCAGCAGGGGATAATGTTGTATTACAGCCCGGGACTGAAGCGATAATCGCTCAGGCTTTAGGTGGAAGCTATACCTTGAATGTGAATGGCAATTTAATTCGCCTGGATGGCAAAGATGCTGATGCGATTGGTAAAGAGCCCATATTGCCGATTGTTGATGATGGTCGTCAATGGACTCAAGAAGAAATAGAAGAGCATATCTGGAACCAGTTGAGATTATGCTATGATCCTGAAATTCCAGTTAATATCGTTGATTTGGGGCTAATTTACGACTGTCAGGTGATGCCGGCTGAAAAAGGAACTTTCTTTGTGCAGATTAAAATGACACTGACTGCACCGGGTTGCGGTATGGGGCCGGTGTTGATGGCAGATGCAGAAACAAAAATTCGTCAAATTCCAAAAATTGCTGAAGTGAATGTCGAGCTTGTTTTCGATCCGCCGTGGTCGCGAGATATGATGACTGAAGCGGCTCAATTAGAGCTCGGTGTCTTTTAA
- a CDS encoding HesB/IscA family protein — MSEGVVGFDPNEAADIKVTENAAQHFLSVLNKEGAKALRLYIRKSGCSGYRYETDLVDDGKEGDDRLDLESGLTLYIDKTSLPLINGMTIDYVAQPLGQSKVVFHNPREAAVCGCGESFTVTTE; from the coding sequence ATGTCAGAAGGTGTGGTTGGTTTTGATCCAAATGAGGCCGCAGATATAAAAGTGACCGAAAATGCAGCACAGCATTTTTTAAGTGTACTTAATAAAGAAGGAGCGAAAGCACTGAGGCTCTACATACGCAAAAGTGGTTGCTCAGGCTATCGTTATGAAACTGATTTAGTGGATGATGGCAAGGAAGGTGATGATCGCCTAGATTTAGAGAGTGGTTTGACGCTGTATATAGATAAGACAAGTTTGCCATTAATTAATGGAATGACGATAGATTATGTCGCACAGCCTTTGGGGCAGTCTAAAGTTGTTTTTCACAACCCTCGTGAAGCGGCAGTATGTGGCTGTGGAGAGAGCTTTACGGTAACGACGGAATGA
- a CDS encoding MFS transporter: protein MLPWLISFGLFMENLDSTVINTAIPQMAQSLTVNPLTLKLAITSYLVSLVLFMPISGYLADKLGTKRIFISAITIFTLGSLLCSLASSLSMLIIARIIQGLGGAMMVPTGRLILIKTFEKSAMVNALSNMAIIGQIGPAFGPVLGGALTSYLSWHWVFFINLPIGALGVFFACRWITHNHTAQTPPFDTKGFILFGFGLIAINLFLTLANNPLISLKTLEVSLILGIISLISYYFYAKNKTDPMISFTPFKTRTFKVAVLGSLWVRITANSFPFILPLLLQINFGYSAFVSGMLILPYGLGLISAKFLIKPLLKRFGYRQLLLINPCVIAVISLAFACLNPSSPKLLIIFLCFLGGMACSVQFSSMQTLNYIDIQAQEKSKATSLASLSQQLAVNLGVCFTAFSLGYFNTGPQTTISLHAFHSSFTLLALIAASSTIIFQMLKKSDGSSAVRAT, encoded by the coding sequence ATGCTGCCCTGGTTAATCTCTTTTGGTCTGTTCATGGAAAACCTAGACAGCACCGTGATTAATACAGCCATTCCTCAAATGGCTCAGTCATTGACGGTCAACCCATTGACTTTAAAGCTAGCCATCACAAGTTACCTGGTCAGCCTTGTTTTATTTATGCCTATCAGTGGCTATCTTGCCGATAAATTAGGCACCAAGCGTATTTTTATCAGTGCCATTACCATTTTCACATTAGGCTCACTCTTGTGTAGCCTAGCATCCAGCTTGAGCATGCTTATCATCGCACGGATTATTCAAGGGCTTGGCGGTGCGATGATGGTCCCCACAGGACGGCTCATTCTGATTAAAACCTTTGAGAAAAGCGCCATGGTCAACGCACTCAGCAATATGGCAATTATCGGCCAAATCGGACCTGCGTTCGGCCCAGTATTAGGTGGCGCGCTTACTAGTTATCTCTCTTGGCATTGGGTCTTTTTTATTAATCTTCCCATCGGAGCCCTCGGCGTTTTCTTTGCTTGTCGTTGGATTACTCATAACCATACAGCCCAAACACCTCCATTTGATACTAAAGGGTTTATCCTTTTTGGTTTTGGTTTAATTGCAATTAATTTATTTTTAACGCTTGCCAATAATCCTCTTATTTCTCTCAAAACTCTAGAAGTCAGCTTAATTCTTGGCATTATTTCTCTAATCAGCTATTACTTTTATGCAAAAAATAAAACAGACCCCATGATAAGTTTTACTCCCTTTAAAACACGCACCTTTAAGGTTGCGGTTTTAGGTAGTTTATGGGTTCGTATTACAGCCAATAGTTTCCCTTTTATTCTCCCCCTATTATTACAAATTAACTTCGGCTATTCTGCCTTTGTTTCCGGCATGCTTATTTTACCTTATGGCTTGGGCTTAATCAGTGCAAAATTCCTTATTAAACCGTTATTAAAACGTTTTGGCTATCGACAGTTATTACTAATTAACCCTTGTGTTATTGCAGTCATTTCACTGGCATTTGCTTGCCTCAATCCAAGCAGTCCAAAATTACTTATTATTTTTCTATGTTTTCTCGGTGGCATGGCCTGTTCAGTACAGTTCAGCTCCATGCAAACATTAAATTATATTGATATTCAAGCTCAGGAAAAGAGCAAAGCCACTAGCCTTGCCAGCCTCTCACAGCAACTTGCAGTTAATCTAGGCGTTTGCTTTACCGCATTTTCACTGGGGTATTTCAATACTGGACCTCAAACCACAATCAGTTTACATGCTTTTCACAGCAGTTTTACTCTTCTTGCACTCATCGCTGCAAGTTCTACAATTATCTTTCAAATGTTAAAAAAATCAGATGGATCAAGTGCCGTACGTGCTACTTAA